From the genome of Halictus rubicundus isolate RS-2024b chromosome 2, iyHalRubi1_principal, whole genome shotgun sequence, one region includes:
- the Ttv gene encoding exostosin glycosyltransferase 1 ttv, with protein sequence MQAKKRYLLLFVTCAFLGYCYFGGYRLKSEKLAGRSLLPYERLPSYLSINEEYYDKDLRTSNGNSLMSQRTKQCRMETCFDYTRCKNGFTVYVYPIEDVISPLYQKILNVITESRYYTSDPTRACIFVLALDTLDRDPLSTEFVHNLPAKLLRLPYWNNGRNHLIFNLYSGTWPDYAEDSLTFDLGFAMLAKASMSIFRHRPNFDVSIPLFGKQHPERGGEPGQAPENNFPNNKKYVAAFKGKRYVHGIGSETRNTLYHLHNGKDLVFVTTCRHGKAWREFQDEHCQQDNQEYDMYDYEILLMNATFCLVPRGRRLGSFRFLEALRAGCIPVILSNGWALPFHERIDWTQAAIFSDERLLLQIPDIVRSVSNVQILKLRQQTQFLWERYFSSIEKIVFTVFENIRERLPWEGTREKLVWNTSPGALAILPQFADSQQELPFSKSNPGNTFTAIIYSQLGSTAVLYRLLKSVAKSKYLDRIILMWNSDIPLPRRPRWQGIKATIHIVTVDGISQRFYPHPLIKTSAILSLDEDATLNTDEIDFAFTVWKSFPDRIVGYPARSHYWDDSKRSWGYTSKWTNDYSIILTGAAFYHRYYNTLYTELLSSTLHKTVEQSQNCEDILMNFLVSHVTRRPPIKVTQRKLYKDTTVAGIRSPWNDPDHFIQRQTCMNTFVAVFGYMPLLRSNMRLDPVLFKDSVSNLRKKYRQIELVSN encoded by the exons ATGCAAGCCAAGAAGCgctatttattattattcgtaACATGCGCGTTTCTTGGTTACTGTTACTTTGGCGGTTACCGGTTAAAAAGCGAAAAGCTGGCAGGCAGATCTCTGTTGCCTTACGAGCGATTGCCTTCATATTTAAGTATCAACGAGGAGTACTACGACAAGGATTTAAGAACATCAAATGGAAATTCTCTTATGTCGCAACGCACTAAACAATGCCGTATGGAGACTTGCTTCGACTACACCAGATGCAAGAATGGTTTCACCGTGTACGTGTATCCGATCGAGGATGTGATAAGCCCGCTATACCAAAAAATTTTAAACGTTATCACGGAATCGAGATACTACACGTCAGATCCGACCAGAGCGTGTATATTTGTGTTAGCTCTGGATACGTTGGACAGAGATCCGTTGTCGACGGAATTTGTACACAATCTTCCCGCGAAATTGTTGCGTTTACCTTACTGGAACAACGGCAGGAATCATTTGATATTTAACTTGTATTCCGGGACATGGCCCGACTACGCGGAGGATTCTCTGACCTTCGATCTAGGATTTGCCATGCTCGCGAAGGCCAGCATGTCCATCTTCAGGCACAGACCGAACTTTGACGTGTCGATACCGTTGTTTGGCAAACAACATCCGGAGCGCGGCGGTGAACCTGGCCAAGCACCAGAGAACAACTTTCCGAATAACAAGAAATACGTCGCAGCATTCAAGGGCAAAAGATACGTGCACGGTATAGGCTCCGAGACCAGAAACACTCTCTATCATTTGCACAACGGCAAGGACTTGGTATTTGTCACGACCTGCCGACACGGCAAAGCATGGAGAGAATTCCAAGACGAACATTGTCAACAGGACAATCAGGAATACGATAT GTACGATTATGAAATTTTGTTGATGAACGCTACCTTTTGCCTGGTACCACGAGGAAGGAGACTGGGTAGTTTTCGTTTTTTAGAAGCTTTAAGGGCTGGGTGCATTCCAGTTATTCTAAGCAATGGCTGGGCGCTTCCTTTTCACGAACGTATTGATTGGACGCAAGCCGCTATATTTTCTGACGAAAGACTGCTACTTCAA ATTCCAGATATAGTGCGATCTGTGTCCAATGTACAGATACTTAAATTACGGCAGCAGACACAATTCCTTTGGGAGAGATATTTCTCGTCgatagaaaaaattgtatttaccgTGTTCGAG AACATACGGGAACGTTTGCCATGGGAAGGTACTCGAGAGAAACTCGTTTGGAATACTAGTCCTGGCGCATTAGCGATATTACCGCAATTTGCCGACAGTCAGCAGGAACTTCCGTTTTCGAAGAGCAATCCGGGTAACACTTTTACTGCCATCATTTACTCGCAGTTAGGGTCTACTGCCGTACTTTATCGTCTGCTTAAAAGCGTCGCGAAGAGCAAATACCTAGATAGG ATTATATTAATGTGGAATTCGGATATTCCGCTACCGAGGAGGCCGCGTTGGCAAGGGATCAAAGCGACGATACACATCGTCACGGTCGACGGTATATCCCAACGTTTCTATCCTCATCCGTTAATCAAAACTAGTGCCATATTATCGCTAGACGAAGATGCCACACTCAACACTGACGAAATTGATTTTGCATTTACGGTTTGGAAATCGTTTCCCGATCGAATCGTCGGCTACCCAGCCAGATCGCATTACTGGGACGACTCGAAG CGGTCGTGGGGCTACACAAGCAAGTGGACGAACGATTATAGTATAATACTAACTGGTGCCGCTTTTTACCATCGTTATTACAATACGCTGTACACCGAATTACTGAGCTCGACGCTTCACAAGACTGTCGAGCAGTCGCAGAACTGCGAGGACATACTTATGAATTTTTTAGTCAGTCACGTCACTCGGAGACCACCGATCAAAGTGACGCAACGGAAATTGTATAAAGATACTACCGTGGCTGGAATTAG ATCTCCCTGGAACGATCCAGATCATTTTATACAACGGCAGACGTGCATGAATACGTTCGTGGCCGTTTTCGGCTACATGCCGTTGTTACGATCCAATATGAGGCTCGACCCTGTTCTGTTTAAAGACTCTGTAAGCAACTTGCGCAAGAAGTATAGGCAAATTGAATTAGTTAGTAATTAG